A genome region from Pan troglodytes isolate AG18354 chromosome 3, NHGRI_mPanTro3-v2.0_pri, whole genome shotgun sequence includes the following:
- the LOC129143858 gene encoding myotubularin-related protein 9-like, whose translation MEFAELIKTPRVDNVVLHRPFYPAVEGTLCLTGHHLILSSRQDNTEELWLLHSNIDAIDKRFVGSLGTIIIKCKDFRIIQLDIPGMEECLNIASSIEALSTLDSITLMYPFFYRPMFEVIEDGWHSFLPEQEFELYSSATSEWRLSSVNKEFAVCPSYPPIVTVPKSIDDEALWKVATFRHGGRFPVLSYYHKKNGMVIMRSGQPLTGTNGRRCKEDEKLINATLRAGKRGYIIDTRSLNVAQQTRAKGGGFEQEAHYPQWRRIRKSIERYHILQESLIKLVEACNDQTHNMDRWLSKLEASNWLTHIKEILTTACLAAQCIDREGASILIHGTEGTDSTLRVTSLAQIILEPRSRTIRGFEALIEREWLQAGHPFQQRCAQSAYCNTKQKWEAPVFLLFLDCVWQILHQFPCSFEFNENFLIMLFEHAYASQFGTFLGNNESERCKLKLQQKTTSLWSWVNQPSELSKFTNPLFEANNLVIWPSVAPQSLLLWEGIFLRWNRSSKYLDEAYEEMVNIIEYNKELQAKVNILRRQLAELETEDRMQESP comes from the coding sequence ATGGAGTTTGCGGAGCTGATTAAGACCCCGCGGGTGGACAATGTGGTGCTGCACCGGCCTTTCTACCCGGCTGTCGAGGGCACCCTGTGCCTGACGGGCCACCACTTGATCCTGTCCTCCCGGCAGGACAACACGGAGGAGCTGTGGCTCCTCCATTCAAACATCGACGCCATCGACAAGCGATTTGTGGGATCACTGGGTACCATCATCATAAAATGTAAAGATTTTCGAATTATTCAGTTGGATATTCCTGGAATGGAGGAATGCTTGAATATAGCCAGTTCCATTGAGGCATTGTCTACTCTGGACTCCATCACTCTGATGTACCCTTTCTTTTACCGTCCTATGTTTGAAGTGATAGAAGATGGCTGgcattccttccttcctgagcaAGAATTTGAACTCTATTCCTCAGCTACCAGTGAATGGAGGCTAAGCTCTGTCAATAAGGAATTTGCTGTCTGTCCCTCTTACCCACCAATTGTCACGGTGCCCAAATCCATCGATGATGAAGCTCTTTGGAAGGTAGCTACATTTCGACATGGAGGGCGCTTCCCAGTACTAAGCTATTATCACAAAAAAAATGGGATGGTAATTATGCGAAGTGGTCAGCCACTCACTGGTACAAACGGGAGGAGGTGCAAGGAAGACGAGAAGCTGATAAATGCTACCCTCAGGGCTGGAAAGCGTGGCTACATCATTGACACCCGATCCCTGAACGTGGCTCAGCAAACTAGAGCCAAAGGAGGTGGCTTTGAACAAGAAGCTCATTATCCCCAGTGGAGGCGAATTCGTAAGTCCATTGAGAGGTATCACATTCTTCAGGAGAGCTTAATCAAACTTGTGGAAGCTTGTAATGACCAAACCCATAACATGGACCGATGGCTCAGTAAATTGGAGGCCTCTAACTGGCTGACTCACATCAAAGAGATTCTGACAACTGCCTGCCTAGCGGCTCAGTGCATCGACAGGGAAGGAGCATCAATATTGATTCACGGAACAGAAGGAACTGATTCCACACTTCGGGTGACCTCCCTGGCCCAGATCATCTTAGAGCCAAGAAGCAGGACCATTCGTGGTTTTGAGGCCCTGATTGAAAGAGAGTGGCTGCAGGCTGGTCACCCGTTCCAGCAGCGCTGTGCACAGTCAGCCTACTGTAACACCAAGCAGAAGTGGGAGGCTcctgtatttcttctcttcttggaCTGCGTGTGGCAGATCCTTCATCAGTTTCCCTGTTCTTTTGAATTTAATGAGAATTTCCTCATCATGCTCTTTGAGCATGCTTATGCCTCACAGTTTGGAACATTTCTGGGCAACAATGAAAGTGAAAGATGTAAGTTGAAGCTACAGCAGAAGACGACGTCTTTGTGGTCCTGGGTTAATCAGCCCAGTGAGCTGAGTAAATTCACCAATCCCCTCTTTGAAGCCAACAACCTTGTCATCTGGCCTTCAGTTGCTCCGCAGAGTCTTCTGCTGTGGGAAGGTATTTTCCTACGTTGGAATAGATCCTCTAAGTATTTGGATGAAGCATATGAAGAAATGGTTAACATCATTGAATATAATAAAGAATTACAAGCAAAAGTCAATATCCTTAGAAGGCAGTTGGCAGAACTGGAAACAGAGGACAGGATGCAGGAGAGTCCCTGA